One window of the Trifolium pratense cultivar HEN17-A07 linkage group LG2, ARS_RC_1.1, whole genome shotgun sequence genome contains the following:
- the LOC123910728 gene encoding ATP-dependent DNA helicase Q-like 4A: MQQQRQSNSAHAPQHNWLQHANSHKNFSCQAKFLSSNFLFSDPTKKPIDAAAGNIRFVVQRGQNIQRAHVEKAWLALSSLKISSRNYVQPGKYVKVTSQFQQDRTTTSFQGSYENVNLNRADVTATPTVINHTSRVIDSSVNYHTKYTSPPNESTKCVADNIINVDDDDILENIDVDQIVEKYQSTCTPQPPVSKFPPVTPFADKVNFAGQGDTFLPPELCLDCIHGYKLGLCPEAASHLQEFKDNLIAISNELIDNVENLSSVQIAKLRDDRSQLNKQIQQLEKYIHSSNLEEERQKSHFATSMAPPTSFVYETPQRNVISSGPNRYDGQAYMGNGTYEPSYQSSYVMPSGPVEREPFIPKIIEVNYIEGSGDKRWSSRDFSWTKELEVNNKRVFGNHSFRPNQREVINATMSGCDVFVLMPTGGGKSLTYQLPALINPGITLVISPLVSLIQDQIMHLLQANIPAAYLSANMEWAEQQDILRELNSDYCKYKLLYVTPEKVARSDVLLRHLESLHVRELLSRIVIDEAHCVSQWGHDFRPDYQGLGVLKQKFPNTPVLALTATATASVKEDVVQALGLVNCVVFRQSFNRPNLRYSVVPKTKKCLEDIDKFIRENHFDECGIIYCLSRMDCEKVAEKLQECGHKCAFYHGSMDPDQRAFVQRQWSKDEINIICATVAFGMGINKPDVRFVIHHSLPKSIEGYHQECGRAGRDGQSSSCVLYYSYSDYIRVKHMLSLGAIEQSPMPSGYSRSNAINSGRILETNTENLLRMVSYCENDVDCRRHIQLVHFGEKFDSSTCQKTCDNCVKVTSFVEKDVTESAKQLVELVKLTGQKVSASHILEVYRGSLSQMVKKHRHETVRLHGSGKHLAKGEASRILHHLVVEDFLAEEVKKSDFYGSVSSVLKVNETKVRNTLFGGQRIILRFPSSVKASKPGKCDITPAKGSLTSGKLNLPIDIPDQPQTEVDVNLAANLYTALRMLRTALCREAGEGVMAYHIFGNATLQQISKRLPRTKEELLDINGISKTKVSKYGDRLLETIEKTINEYYNTDKNSSGSKGSSDSMKRRREANRDPDSNAKDDDDDSLIKSTGRSKKRTVRRQTKKAEIYDSEEEDYYHGCLDEDLDCINIDDETIDKITGTDAAGRVLPQWTAS, translated from the exons ATGCAACAACAACG TCAATCCAATTCAGCCCATGCTCCTCAGCACAATTGGTTGCAGCATGCTAATTCTCACAAGAATTTCTCCTGCCAGGCCAAATTTTTGAGCTCCAATTTCCTCTTTTCTGACCCAACTAAGAAACCAATCGATGCCGCCGCTGGTAACATCAG GTTTGTAGTTCAACGAGGTCAAAATATTCAAAGAGCACATGTTGAGAAG GCTTGGCTTGCTCTTTCAAGTCTAAAGATATCTAGTAGGAATTATGTCCAACCTGGAAAATATGTTAAAGTTACTTCTCAGTTTCAACAAGACAGGACGACAACTTCCTTCCAAGGaagctatgagaatgtcaatCTTAACCGGGCTGATGTCACCGCAACTCCAACCGTCATCAATCATACTTCTCGGGTTATAGATAGTTCAGTTAATTATCACACAAAGTACACAAGCCCACCCAACGAGTCTACAAAATGTGTAGCTGATAATATTATTAATGTCGATGACGACGACATACTCGAG AACATTGATGTTGACCAAATTGTTGAGAAATACCAGTCCACTTGCACTCCTCAACCACCGGTGTCCAAATTTCCTCCTGTTACACCATTTGCAGATAAGGTTAATTTTGCTGGGCAGGGGGATACTTTTTTGCCACCAGAGCTGTGCTTGGATTGCATCCACGGCTACAAG TTAGGGCTATGCCCTGAAGCAGCAAGTCATTTGCAGGAATTTAAGGATAATCTTATTGCTATCTCTAACGAACTGATTGACAATGTTGAAAATCTCAGTTCTGTGCAGATAGCAAAGCTTCGTGATGACAG GTCACAGCTGAATAAGCAAATTCAACAACttgaaaaatatattcattCCAGTAATCTTGAAGAAGAAAGACAAAAGTCACATTTTGCCACATCCATGGCACCACCTACATCTTTTGTTTATGAAACACCCCAGCGAAATGTCATCAGTAGTGGACCAAATAGATATGATGGCCAGGCTTATATGGGTAATGGTACATATGAGCCATCATACCAGTCTTCGTATGTCATGCCATCAGGTCCGGTGGAGAGAGAACCATTCATTCCAAAGATTATTGAAGTTAATTACATTGAAGGTTCTGGAGATAAACGGTGGAGCAGCCGGGACTTTTCTTGGACTAAAGAGTTAGAG GTTAATAATAAGAGAGTATTTGGAAATCACTCATTTCGCCCCAACCAAAGAGAGGTAATTAATGCCACAATGAGTGGAtgtgatgtttttgttttgatgccCACTGGTGGAGGAAAAAGTCTGACCTATCAG CTACCAGCTCTCATTAATCCTGGTATAACATTAGTAATTTCTCCCCTTGTGTCCCTTATTCAAGATCAAATAATGCACCTATTACAG GCAAATATACCTGCTGCTTACTTAAGTGCCAATATGGAATGGGCTGAACAGCAGGATATCCTTAGAGAACTTAATTCTGATTATTGTAAATACAAGTTGTTATATGTGACACCCGAAAAGGTTGCCAG AAGTGACGTTCTTCTGCGACACTTGGAGAGTTTACACGTTCGTGAGTTGCTTTCAAGGATTGTAATTGATGAGGCTCACTGTGTGAGCCAATGGGGGCATGATTTTAGACCAGATTATCAG GGACTTGGTGTATTGAAACAGAAATTCCCAAATACTCCCGTTTTAGCTTTAACAGCTACAGCAACAGCTAGTGTAAAAGAAGATGTTGTGCAAGCACTCGGTCTTGTTAACTGCGTTGTTTTTCGGCAAAGTTTTAATCGCCCAAATTTACG GTATTCCGTTGTCCCCAAGACCAAAAAGTGTTTGGAGGATATTGATAAATTTATCAGGGAAAATCATTTTGATGAATGTGGCATCATCTATTGTCTTTCACGAATGGACTGTGAAAAGGTTGCTGAAAAATTACAG GAATGCGGGCATAAATGTGCATTTTATCATGGGAGCATGGATCCTGATCAACGTGCTTTTGTTCAAAGGCAATGGAGCAAAGATGAGATCAATATAATTTGTGCTACCGTGGCATTTGGAATGG GTATTAACAAACCTGATGTTCGTTTTGTAATCCATCATTCCCTCCCAAAATCTATTGAAGGCTATCATCAG GAATGCGGACGAGCTGGTAGAGATGGTCAGAGTTCCTCCTGTGTATTGTATTATAGCTACAGTGATTAT ATCCGAGTTAAGCATATGTTAAGCCTAGGAGCAATAGAGCAAAGCCCCATGCCATCTGGATACAGTCGTTCAAATGCGATAAATTCAGGAAGGATACTAGAAACAAACACTGAAAACCTTTTGCGCATG GTCAGTTATTGTGAAAATGATGTGGATTGTCGGCGCCATATTCAGCTCGTTCATTTTGGGGAGAAGTTTGATTCTTCAACCTGTCAGAAAACATGTGATAATTGTGTGAAGGTCACAAGTTTCGTTGAGAAGGATGTCACCGAAAGTGCAAAACAATTG GTTGAACTCGTTAAGCTAACAGGACAGAAGGTCTCAGCATCTCATATATTAGAGGTGTATCGTGGTTCCTTAAGCCAGATG GTCAAGAAACACCGACATGAGACTGTGCGTCTTCATGGTTCTGGGAAGCATCTAGCCAAGGGTGAGGCTTCCCGTATATTGCATCATCTTGTCGTTGAGGATTTTCTTGCGGAGGAGGTAaagaaaagtgatttttatgGATCAGTATCATCAGTATTGAAG GTAAATGAGACGAAGGTCCGTAATACGTTGTTTGGTGGCCAAAGAATTATATTGAG ATTCCCGTCTTCTGTGAAAGCATCAAAGCCTGGGAAATGTGATATAACTCCAGCCAAAGGTTCTCTGACTTCTGGGAAGTTGAATCTTCCCATTGACATTCCTGACCAACCTCAAACTGAAGTAGACGTG AATCTAGCAGCTAATTTGTACACTGCTCTGAGGATGTTGCGGACAGCTCTTTGTAGAGAAGCTGGAGAGGGTGTTATGGCTTACCACATATTTGG CAATGCTACGTTGCAGCAGATAAGCAAGAGACTACCAAGAACAAAGGAAGAACTTCTTGATATCAATGGCATTAGCAA GACTAAAGTAAGCAAGTATGGGGATCGGTTACTGGAAACCATTGAGAAAACCATAAACGAATATTACAATACGGATAAAAACAGCAGTGGCAGCAAAGGCAGTTCTGATTCAATGAAAAGAAGACGAGAGGCAAATAGAGATCCAGATTCAAATGCtaaggatgatgatgatgattcctTAATCAAAAGTACCGGTCGCTCCAAGAAAAGGACGGTAAGGAGACAAACTAAAAAGGCTGAAATATATGATTCAGAAGAGGAAGATTATTACCATGGATGCCTTGATGAGGACCTAGACTGTATCAATATTGACGATGAGACAATAGATAAAATAACTGGTACAGATGCTGCAGGAAGAGTACTACCTCAATGGACAGCATCTTGA
- the LOC123910729 gene encoding thiamine biosynthetic bifunctional enzyme TH1, chloroplastic-like produces MATAHLIHLHAHSHITPPPPLLSKRVINRFRFMNSDTHSTNHQTTLGLVKMQFQPNSILTPINRVSDTQHTKIPHVLTVAGSDSGSGAGIQADLKTCSARRVYCSTVITAVTAQNTLGVQGVNMVPEDFVAQQLNSVLSDMNVDVVKTGMLPSLSVLKVLCQSLRKFPVKALVVDPVMISTSGDILAGPSVLAGFREELLPMADIVTPNIKEASVLLGDVPMKSVSDMRTAAKLIHDLGPRTVLVKGGDLPNSPDAIDIFYDGKEFYQLSSPRVNTRNTHGTGCTLASCIAAELAKGSSMLLAVKIAKRFVESALDYSRDLVIGNGVQGPFDHFLALKNTNQSSCRQDRFNPNDLFLYAVTDSGMNRKWGRSIAEAIKAAVEGGATIVQLREKDAETRDFVDAAKVCLEICRSYGVPLLINDRIDVALACDADGVHVGQSDMPAHLARTLLGPEKIIGVSCKTPEQAHQAWIGGADYIGSGGVYPTNTKANNSTIGLDGLREVCKASKLPVVAIGGIGMSNARAVMELGVPNLKGVAVVSALFDRECIVTETRNLHTVLSEAALLIQ; encoded by the exons atgGCCACCGCCCACTTGATTCATCTTCATGCTCATTCTCAC ATTACTCCTCCTCCTCCACTACTGTCTAAACGTGTCATCAACAGATTTAGATTTATGAATTCTGATACTCATTCCACCAATCATCAAACAACACTTGGTTTGGTCAAAATGCAATTCCAACCAAATTCAATTCTAACTCCAATCAACAGAGTCTCTGATACTCAACACACTAAAATTCCACATGTACTCACTGTTGCCGGTTCTGATTCCGGTTCCGGTGCCGGAATTCAAGCTGATCTCAAAACTTGTTCTGCTCGCCGGGTTTACTGTTCCACTGTTATTACTGCTGTTACTGCACAGAATACTCTTGGAGTTCAG GGTGTTAACATGGTGCCTGAAGATTTTGTTGCACAGCAGTTAAATTCTGTGCTCTCTGATATGAATGTTGATGTG GTCAAAACAGGCATGCTACCCTCTCTTAGTGTATTGAAGGTCCTTTGTCAGAGTCTTAGGAAGTTTCCTGTCAAAG CTCTCGTGGTTGATCCTGTAATGATATCTACTAGTGGAGACATACTTGCTGGTCCTTCTGTTCTAGCTGGATTTCG TGAAGAGCTGCTTCCCATGGCGGACATCGTAACCCCAAATATTAAAGAGGCATCAGTTTTACTTGGTGATGTTCCAATGAAGTCAGTTTCTGACATGCGTACTGCTGCAAAATTGATACATGATTTGGGTCCTAG GACTGTACTTGTCAAGGGTGGCGATCTCCCTAATTCACCAGATGCTATTGATATATTTTATGATG GCAAGGAATTCTACCAGCTTTCTTCACCGCGCGTAAATACTCGCAATACTCATGGCACTGGTTGTACTTTGGCATCATGCATAGCAGCAGAGCTGGCAAAAGGTTCATCAATGCTTTTAGCTGTTAAG ATAGCTAAACGTTTTGTTGAGTCTGCCTTGGATTACAGCAGAGACTTGGTTATTGGAAATGGAGTCCAAGGCCCTTTTGACCATTTTTTGGCACTTAAGAATACCAACCAGAGCTCTTGTAGGCAGGATAGGTTCAATCCCAATGACTTATTTCTCTACGCTGTAACGGATTCAGGAATGAATAGGAAGTGGGGCCGTTCTATTGCTGAAGCAATTAAGGCTGCTGTAGAAGGCGGTGCTACCATTGTTCAATTAAG GGAAAAAGATGCTGAAACACGGGACTTTGTTGATGCTGCTAAAGTATGCCTTGAAATATGCCGTTCGTATGGAGTACCTCTGCTTATAAACGACCGTATAGATGTGGCCCTTGCTTGTGACGCGGATGGTGTTCATGTCGGTCAGTCTGACATGCCTGCACATCTTGCTAGAACTCTCCTTGGTCCTGAAAAGATAATTGGAGTATCATGCAAGACACCAGAACAAGCACATCAAGCATGGATCGGTGGTGCTGATTACATTGGCAGTGGTGGTGTATATCCCACTAATACAAAGGCAAACAATAGTACTATAGGCTTAGACGGGTTGAGGGAGGTGTGCAAGGCCTCTAAACTGCCTGTTGTTGCAATTGGTGGCATTGGTATGTCAAATGCACGTGCTGTAATGGAACTTGGTGTACCAAATCTCAAAGGGGTTGCTGTTGTGTCTGCTCTATTTGATAGGGAATGCATAGTGACCGAGACAAGAAACTTGCACACGGTACTTAGTGAGGCAGCACTGTTGATACAATGA
- the LOC123910730 gene encoding serine/threonine-protein kinase SRK2A-like isoform X1, which yields MEKYELVKDIGSGNFGVARLMRNKSTKQLVAMKYIQRGPKIDENVAREIINHRSLRHPNIIRFKEVVLTPTHLGIVMEYAAGGELFERICNAGRFSEDEARYFFQQLISGVSYCHSMQICHRDLKLENTLLDGSPAPRLKICDFGYSKSSLLHSRPKSTVGTPAYIAPEVLSRREYDGKLADVWSCGVTLYVMLVGAYPFEDQEDPKNFRKTINRIMAVQYKIPDYVHITQDCRHLLSRIFVANPARRITIKEIKSHPWFLKNLPRELTEMAQAVYYRKENPTYSLQSIEDIMNIVEEAKTQPQASRSIGGFGWGGEEDFDETKEAEAEVEEDEYEKRVKEAQESGEIHVN from the exons ATGGAGAAGTACGAGCTGGTTAAGGATATAGGATCTGGTAATTTTGGAGTTGCCAGACTCATGCGCAACAAATCCACCAAACAACTCGTTGCCATGAAATACATTCAAAGAGGTCCCAAG ATTGATGAGAATGTTGCTAGGGAAATAATAAACCATAGAAGTCTCCGTCATCCTAATATTATTCGATTCAAGGAG GTGGTTTTGACTCCTACACATCTTGGTATTGTTATGGAGTATGCTGCTGGTGGAGAGCTCTTTGAGCGAATTTGCAATGCTGGAAGATTCAGTGAAGATGAG GCTCGATATTTCTTCCAGCAGCTTATCTCAGGAGTTAGCTACTGTCACTCCATG CAAATTTGCCATCGGGACTTGAAGCTCGAGAACACTTTATTGGATGGCAGCCCAGCACCGCGGCTCaaaatttgtgattttggtTATTCTAAG TCATCTCTGCTTCATTCTAGGCCTAAATCAACAGTGGGAACTCCAGCCTACATAGCACCAGAGGTTCTTTCCCGTAGAGAATATGACGGAAAG TTGGCAGATGTATGGTCTTGTGGAGTGACTCTTTATGTAATGCTGGTGGGAGCATACCCATTTGAGGACCAAGAGGATCCCAAAAATTTCAGGAAAACCATCAAT CGAATTATGGCTGTTCAATACAAGATTCCAGATTATGTTCACATAACTCAAGACTGTAGACATCTGCTGTCTCGCATTTTTGTGGCAAATCCAGCTAGG AGAATCACCATTAAGGAAATCAAGTCCCATCCATGGTTTTTAAAGAACTTGCCTAGAGAATTGACTGAAATGGCTCAAGCTGTTTACTACAGAAAAGAAAATCCAACTTATTCTCTTCAGAGCATTGAAGACATTATGAATATTGTTGAGGAAGCTAAAACCCAACCTCAGGCATCTAGGTCAATTGGAGGGTTTGGATGGGGAGGAGAAGAagactttgatgaaacaaaaGAAGCAGAGGCTGAggtggaagaagatgaatatgaAAAGAGAGTCAAGGAGGCACAGGAAAGTGGAGAAATTCATGTCAACTAA
- the LOC123910730 gene encoding serine/threonine-protein kinase SRK2A-like isoform X2 — protein sequence MYSSLSLSLSQYTVDTVVQYVVAGFVGSWMEKYELVKDIGSGNFGVARLMRNKSTKQLVAMKYIQRGPKIDENVAREIINHRSLRHPNIIRFKEVVLTPTHLGIVMEYAAGGELFERICNAGRFSEDEARYFFQQLISGVSYCHSMQICHRDLKLENTLLDGSPAPRLKICDFGYSKSSLLHSRPKSTVGTPAYIAPEVLSRREYDGKLADVWSCGVTLYVMLVGAYPFEDQEDPKNFRKTINRIMAVQYKIPDYVHITQDCRHLLSRIFVANPARRITIKEIKSHPWFLKNLPRELTEMAQAVYYRKENPTYSLQSIEDIMNIVEEAKTQPQASRSIGGFGWGGEEDFDETKEAEAEVEEDEYEKRVKEAQESGEIHVN from the exons ATGtattcatctctctctctctctctctcacagtATACAGTAGACACAGTAGTACAGTA TGTGGTAGCTGGATTTGTTGGATCTTGGATGGAGAAGTACGAGCTGGTTAAGGATATAGGATCTGGTAATTTTGGAGTTGCCAGACTCATGCGCAACAAATCCACCAAACAACTCGTTGCCATGAAATACATTCAAAGAGGTCCCAAG ATTGATGAGAATGTTGCTAGGGAAATAATAAACCATAGAAGTCTCCGTCATCCTAATATTATTCGATTCAAGGAG GTGGTTTTGACTCCTACACATCTTGGTATTGTTATGGAGTATGCTGCTGGTGGAGAGCTCTTTGAGCGAATTTGCAATGCTGGAAGATTCAGTGAAGATGAG GCTCGATATTTCTTCCAGCAGCTTATCTCAGGAGTTAGCTACTGTCACTCCATG CAAATTTGCCATCGGGACTTGAAGCTCGAGAACACTTTATTGGATGGCAGCCCAGCACCGCGGCTCaaaatttgtgattttggtTATTCTAAG TCATCTCTGCTTCATTCTAGGCCTAAATCAACAGTGGGAACTCCAGCCTACATAGCACCAGAGGTTCTTTCCCGTAGAGAATATGACGGAAAG TTGGCAGATGTATGGTCTTGTGGAGTGACTCTTTATGTAATGCTGGTGGGAGCATACCCATTTGAGGACCAAGAGGATCCCAAAAATTTCAGGAAAACCATCAAT CGAATTATGGCTGTTCAATACAAGATTCCAGATTATGTTCACATAACTCAAGACTGTAGACATCTGCTGTCTCGCATTTTTGTGGCAAATCCAGCTAGG AGAATCACCATTAAGGAAATCAAGTCCCATCCATGGTTTTTAAAGAACTTGCCTAGAGAATTGACTGAAATGGCTCAAGCTGTTTACTACAGAAAAGAAAATCCAACTTATTCTCTTCAGAGCATTGAAGACATTATGAATATTGTTGAGGAAGCTAAAACCCAACCTCAGGCATCTAGGTCAATTGGAGGGTTTGGATGGGGAGGAGAAGAagactttgatgaaacaaaaGAAGCAGAGGCTGAggtggaagaagatgaatatgaAAAGAGAGTCAAGGAGGCACAGGAAAGTGGAGAAATTCATGTCAACTAA